The Buttiauxella selenatireducens genome has a window encoding:
- the wzzB gene encoding LPS O-antigen chain length determinant protein WzzB has product MNPNNSNMSSGNRNDSDESTDLIDLLMQLWRDKATIIAFAVGAIILGVIYLFVAKEKWTSEAIVTLPDSGQTANYNNAMNILYGAGAPTIVDIQERFFGRFSSALSALSEQLDNQEKPEKLTIVQSVKDQPAPLKVSYVAKSAAEAQKTLTTYLQQINKRVVTELDDDLNTSINSKINDLKIDLTTKEKIAQEKKDKRLEILNQALIVAQQSNIKNTLVQQAETLSEDTLFVLGSDALSATIKNEATRPLPLDDLYFNARSTLLAISALKSNPDTTYAFRYVMKPNLPIRRDSPKKGLTLVLAALVGLILGSGVVLGRNAMRHYKPVA; this is encoded by the coding sequence ATGAATCCAAATAACAGTAATATGAGCTCTGGCAACCGCAATGATTCGGATGAATCAACTGATTTAATTGATCTTTTAATGCAGCTTTGGAGAGACAAGGCAACCATCATCGCTTTTGCCGTCGGAGCTATTATCCTGGGCGTTATCTATCTATTTGTGGCTAAAGAGAAATGGACCTCTGAAGCTATCGTTACATTGCCAGATTCTGGGCAAACCGCGAATTATAATAACGCGATGAATATTCTATATGGTGCCGGTGCTCCGACGATTGTCGATATTCAAGAACGCTTCTTTGGTCGCTTCAGTTCAGCATTATCAGCTTTGTCTGAACAGTTAGATAATCAGGAAAAGCCAGAAAAACTGACTATTGTGCAATCAGTTAAAGATCAGCCCGCTCCATTGAAAGTGAGTTATGTAGCGAAAAGTGCTGCTGAGGCACAAAAAACACTCACCACTTACCTTCAACAAATTAATAAGCGTGTGGTCACTGAACTTGATGATGACTTAAACACTAGCATCAATTCTAAAATTAACGATCTCAAAATCGATTTGACAACTAAAGAGAAAATTGCTCAGGAGAAAAAAGACAAACGTCTTGAAATCCTGAATCAGGCATTAATTGTTGCGCAGCAATCCAATATCAAAAACACGCTGGTTCAGCAGGCTGAAACATTGTCGGAAGATACGCTTTTTGTGCTAGGAAGCGATGCGCTTTCAGCAACCATCAAAAATGAAGCAACGCGTCCATTACCTTTGGATGACTTATACTTTAATGCTCGCTCAACCCTGTTAGCGATTAGCGCATTGAAATCTAACCCTGATACGACTTATGCATTCCGTTATGTCATGAAACCTAATTTGCCTATCCGCCGTGATAGTCCTAAAAAGGGTCTGACACTGGTGTTAGCTGCTTTGGTTGGTTTGATTCTTGGTTCAGGTGTGGTGTTAGGTCGCAACGCAATGCGTCACTACAAGCCAGTAGCTTAA
- the hisF gene encoding imidazole glycerol phosphate synthase subunit HisF: protein MLAKRIIPCLDVRDGQVVKGVQFRNHEIIGDIVPLAQRYAAEGADELVFYDITASSDGRVVDKSWVSRVAEVIDIPFCVAGGIKSIEDAAQILSFGADKISINSPALADPELITRLADRFGVQCIVVGIDTWFDCETGKYHVNQYTGDESRTRVTTWETVDWVQEVQKRGAGEIVLNMMNQDGVRNGYDLAQLKKVREVCHVPLIASGGAGTMEHFLEAFRDADVDGALAASVFHKQIINIGELKQYLAQQGVEIRVC from the coding sequence ATGCTGGCAAAACGGATAATTCCTTGCCTGGACGTACGCGACGGGCAAGTCGTGAAAGGTGTGCAGTTCCGCAACCATGAAATCATTGGCGATATCGTCCCCCTTGCACAACGTTATGCGGCAGAAGGCGCAGACGAACTGGTATTTTACGATATCACCGCCTCAAGCGATGGACGCGTGGTGGATAAAAGCTGGGTATCGCGCGTAGCTGAAGTTATCGATATTCCTTTCTGCGTAGCGGGCGGTATTAAGTCGATTGAAGATGCGGCACAAATCCTCTCTTTTGGCGCTGATAAAATCTCTATCAACTCCCCTGCTCTGGCCGATCCTGAACTCATTACTCGCCTCGCCGATCGTTTTGGCGTGCAGTGTATTGTGGTGGGTATTGATACCTGGTTTGATTGCGAAACCGGGAAATATCACGTCAATCAATATACTGGCGATGAAAGCCGTACGCGTGTAACAACGTGGGAAACGGTAGATTGGGTGCAGGAAGTGCAAAAGCGAGGGGCCGGGGAAATCGTACTTAATATGATGAACCAGGACGGTGTTCGCAACGGCTATGATCTGGCGCAGTTAAAGAAAGTGCGTGAAGTTTGCCATGTTCCGTTGATTGCCTCGGGTGGCGCGGGAACCATGGAACACTTCCTCGAAGCATTTCGTGATGCGGATGTCGACGGCGCGCTGGCAGCATCGGTATTTCATAAGCAAATTATTAATATTGGTGAGTTGAAGCAATATTTGGCTCAACAAGGCGTGGAGATAAGAGTGTGCTAA
- a CDS encoding oligosaccharide repeat unit polymerase, whose protein sequence is MINLNKILLFLLTFEIIFGGGGRMFEPLGIFPVRYLLFALALALFVFNVITKLSKTTPRNLFLVSSVLFLPLYGVIVGVMVGNSLTDILFDLQPYIYTLVILFLCFNDMSIRKYALYIFLKTTKYYAIIASCVYIAYIILLRVGVINFGYVYSILSTSSEFFFRPGGAFFAKSFFFIGVGAIIFFSEKKNYLFLLCMMALFLTETRGVFLFTGVAALIVSCRINSFIKNFSLVSIAIIACVALLIIVGGRAGDSDSVRLNDFYYIVKGMTSTSLIFGEGFGSAILGRGRIEVVPLELLYKTGAIGIFLSMLPLLVVIYKGIVKSSRIEDLQVSCILIFAAGVSLTNPFLYTPMGIYIIGIAILSLEVYRPVANFNKNNLTISDNR, encoded by the coding sequence ATGATTAATCTAAATAAAATATTATTATTTCTTTTGACTTTCGAAATTATTTTTGGTGGCGGTGGAAGAATGTTTGAGCCTCTGGGGATATTTCCAGTTAGGTATTTATTATTTGCACTTGCTTTAGCGCTCTTTGTTTTTAACGTTATAACTAAACTTTCTAAAACAACTCCTCGCAATTTATTTCTGGTGAGCTCAGTTCTGTTTCTTCCATTATATGGCGTTATAGTTGGGGTCATGGTAGGTAATAGTTTAACTGATATTTTGTTCGATCTACAACCCTACATATACACCCTTGTTATATTATTTTTATGCTTTAATGATATGTCAATCAGAAAATATGCATTATATATTTTTCTAAAGACAACAAAATATTACGCGATAATTGCTTCTTGTGTGTATATTGCATACATAATTTTATTACGCGTTGGGGTTATCAATTTCGGGTATGTTTACAGTATACTTTCAACCTCAAGTGAGTTTTTCTTTAGGCCGGGTGGTGCGTTTTTTGCAAAATCTTTCTTTTTCATTGGTGTTGGTGCAATAATTTTTTTCTCCGAGAAGAAAAATTATTTGTTCTTACTGTGCATGATGGCTCTTTTCTTAACTGAAACAAGGGGAGTTTTCCTTTTTACAGGGGTTGCGGCTTTAATTGTTAGTTGCAGAATTAATAGTTTTATTAAAAATTTTTCTTTGGTTTCAATTGCTATAATAGCATGTGTTGCGCTTCTAATAATTGTTGGAGGAAGGGCTGGGGATTCAGACTCTGTTCGATTGAATGACTTTTATTATATAGTGAAGGGTATGACTTCGACTTCTTTAATCTTCGGAGAAGGGTTTGGTTCTGCTATTCTAGGAAGAGGCAGGATAGAAGTGGTTCCTTTGGAATTACTTTACAAAACAGGTGCAATTGGTATCTTTTTGTCTATGCTCCCATTATTAGTTGTAATCTATAAAGGCATAGTTAAATCTTCAAGAATTGAAGACTTACAGGTATCCTGCATTCTTATTTTTGCTGCAGGGGTATCTCTGACAAATCCTTTCCTTTATACCCCTATGGGTATTTACATTATTGGTATAGCTATACTAAGCCTTGAAGTTTATCGTCCGGTTGCTAATTTTAATAAAAATAATCTAACAATCTCGGATAATAGATGA
- the hisIE gene encoding bifunctional phosphoribosyl-AMP cyclohydrolase/phosphoribosyl-ATP diphosphatase HisIE, with product MLTQEQRDQLDWEKTDGLMPVIVQHAVSGEVLMLGYMNTEALAQTEQSGKVTFFSRTKQRLWTKGESSGNFLNVVKIAPDCDNDTLLVLANPIGPTCHLGTSSCFGETHHDWHFLYQLEQLLASRKSADPESSYTAKLYASGTKRIAQKVGEEGVETALAATVNDRHELKNEASDLVYHLLVLLQDQELDLSAVIENLRERHK from the coding sequence GTGCTAACACAAGAGCAACGAGACCAACTGGACTGGGAAAAAACCGATGGCCTGATGCCGGTAATCGTCCAGCATGCTGTTTCAGGTGAAGTGTTGATGCTGGGGTACATGAATACTGAAGCACTGGCACAGACTGAACAAAGCGGGAAAGTGACATTTTTCTCGCGCACCAAACAGCGTTTGTGGACCAAGGGCGAAAGCTCAGGTAATTTCCTCAACGTGGTAAAAATCGCCCCTGATTGCGATAACGACACGCTGCTGGTTCTGGCAAACCCAATTGGCCCAACCTGTCATCTCGGCACATCAAGCTGCTTCGGTGAGACCCATCACGACTGGCACTTCTTGTATCAGCTTGAGCAACTGCTGGCCTCGCGAAAAAGTGCCGACCCAGAGAGTTCATATACTGCGAAGTTGTATGCAAGTGGAACCAAGCGGATTGCTCAGAAAGTGGGCGAAGAAGGTGTGGAAACAGCGCTGGCTGCTACGGTTAATGACCGCCATGAACTGAAAAACGAAGCGTCGGATTTGGTTTATCACTTGCTGGTGTTATTGCAGGATCAGGAATTGGATTTAAGCGCGGTGATTGAGAATTTAAGAGAAAGGCATAAGTAG
- the gndA gene encoding NADP-dependent phosphogluconate dehydrogenase → MSKQQIGVVGMAVMGRNLALNIESRGYTVSVFNRSGDKTEEVIAENPGKKLVPYYTVQEFVESLETPRRILLMVKAGEATDKTIDSLKPYLEKGDILIDGGNTFYHDTIRRNRELSAEGFNFIGTGVSGGEEGALKGPSIMPGGQKEAYELVAPILKQIAAVAEDGEPCVTYIGADGAGHYVKMVHNGIEYGDMQLIAEAYSLLKHGLNLSNEELATTFTEWNEGELSSYLIDITKDIFTKKDEDGKYLVDVILDEAANKGTGKWTSQSSLDLGEPLSLITESVFARYISSLKEQRVAASKVLSGPQAKPFAGDKTEFAEKVRRALYLGKIVSYAQGFSQLRAASEENNWDLNYGEIAKIFRAGCIIRAQFLQKITDAYAENAAIANLLLAPYFKKIADEYQQALRDVVSYAVQNGIPTPTFSAAISYYDSYRAAVLPANLIQAQRDYFGAHTYKRIDKEGVFHTEWLD, encoded by the coding sequence ATGTCCAAACAGCAAATCGGTGTCGTTGGCATGGCAGTAATGGGGCGTAACCTCGCGCTGAACATTGAAAGCCGTGGCTATACCGTTTCCGTGTTCAACCGTTCAGGCGATAAAACTGAAGAAGTCATCGCTGAGAACCCGGGCAAGAAGCTGGTTCCTTACTATACCGTGCAAGAGTTTGTCGAATCTCTGGAAACTCCACGTCGTATCTTATTGATGGTTAAGGCGGGTGAAGCTACGGACAAAACCATCGACTCCCTGAAGCCGTATCTTGAGAAAGGCGATATCTTGATTGATGGTGGTAACACCTTCTACCACGATACCATTCGTCGTAACCGTGAACTGTCTGCTGAAGGGTTCAACTTCATCGGTACTGGTGTATCCGGTGGCGAAGAAGGGGCGCTCAAAGGCCCATCCATCATGCCTGGTGGTCAGAAAGAAGCATACGAACTTGTTGCCCCTATCCTCAAACAGATTGCTGCTGTTGCTGAAGACGGCGAACCCTGTGTGACATATATCGGTGCAGATGGCGCTGGTCACTATGTGAAGATGGTTCACAACGGTATCGAATACGGCGATATGCAGTTAATTGCTGAAGCCTATTCACTACTCAAGCATGGTCTGAATCTTTCTAACGAAGAGCTCGCTACTACTTTCACTGAATGGAATGAAGGTGAGCTTAGCAGTTATCTGATCGACATCACCAAAGATATCTTCACTAAGAAAGACGAAGACGGTAAATATCTGGTTGATGTGATTCTGGATGAAGCAGCCAACAAAGGTACAGGTAAATGGACCAGCCAGAGCTCTCTTGACCTTGGTGAGCCGCTGTCCCTGATCACCGAGTCTGTTTTCGCGCGTTATATTTCTTCTTTGAAAGAACAACGTGTGGCTGCATCTAAAGTGCTGAGTGGACCACAGGCTAAGCCGTTTGCTGGCGATAAAACTGAGTTTGCTGAGAAAGTACGCCGTGCTTTATATCTGGGTAAAATCGTTTCTTATGCTCAGGGCTTCTCACAGCTTCGTGCTGCATCTGAAGAAAATAACTGGGATCTCAACTACGGTGAGATTGCTAAGATCTTCCGTGCTGGCTGTATCATTCGTGCTCAATTCCTGCAAAAAATTACCGATGCTTACGCAGAGAATGCTGCGATTGCAAACCTGTTGTTAGCACCGTACTTCAAGAAGATTGCCGATGAGTACCAGCAAGCACTTCGCGATGTGGTTTCTTACGCAGTGCAAAATGGCATCCCAACGCCGACCTTCTCCGCTGCTATCTCTTACTATGATAGCTACCGAGCCGCTGTGTTGCCTGCGAACCTGATTCAGGCACAACGCGACTATTTCGGTGCGCATACTTATAAGCGCATTGATAAAGAAGGCGTATTCCATACGGAATGGCTTGATTAA
- a CDS encoding glycosyltransferase yields MERVAILLAVYNGRQWIDEQLQSILEQKNVGLDVYISVDLSDDGSYEHLVTTYSHLPNIHILDYGKRYGSAGSNFYRLVLDSPIDKYDYVSFCDQDDVWFDNKIQRAIKMIEQKHVDAYSGNVVAFWENGKECLISKSQPQVEYDFLFEAAGPGCTYVFKRSLACDFKQFLLNSTDAVNVALHDWLLYSFSRVNNYTWYIDDVPFMKYRQHASNQVGANNSIKAGFKRLKLAKCGWYKNEVNKLCVVLKFENDPIVDMIKRNDFKRTLLMLLNITKFRRRFRDRLMLAVFILLRWV; encoded by the coding sequence ATGGAAAGAGTAGCAATATTGCTTGCGGTATATAATGGTCGTCAATGGATTGATGAGCAACTCCAATCAATCTTAGAGCAAAAAAATGTAGGCTTAGATGTCTATATTAGTGTTGATCTTTCAGATGATGGGTCTTACGAACATTTAGTAACTACATATTCACATTTGCCAAATATTCATATTTTAGACTATGGAAAAAGATATGGATCTGCAGGAAGTAATTTTTATCGTTTAGTACTTGATTCTCCTATCGATAAGTATGATTACGTGTCTTTTTGTGATCAAGATGATGTCTGGTTTGATAATAAAATTCAGCGTGCTATTAAAATGATCGAACAAAAGCACGTTGATGCTTACTCTGGCAATGTTGTTGCCTTTTGGGAAAATGGTAAAGAATGTTTAATAAGTAAGTCTCAACCACAGGTTGAGTATGATTTTCTTTTTGAAGCAGCCGGGCCTGGATGCACCTATGTATTCAAACGTTCTTTGGCATGTGATTTCAAACAATTTCTTTTAAATTCGACCGATGCGGTTAATGTTGCCCTGCACGATTGGTTATTATATTCATTTTCACGGGTCAATAATTATACATGGTATATTGATGATGTACCTTTTATGAAGTATAGGCAGCATGCTAGCAATCAAGTCGGTGCAAACAATAGTATCAAGGCTGGTTTTAAAAGGCTAAAACTAGCTAAGTGTGGTTGGTATAAAAACGAAGTCAATAAACTATGTGTAGTCTTAAAATTTGAAAATGATCCTATTGTAGATATGATTAAAAGAAATGATTTTAAACGCACGCTTCTAATGTTGTTGAATATTACAAAGTTTAGACGACGTTTTCGCGATAGATTGATGTTGGCAGTTTTTATATTATTGCGATGGGTGTAA